A part of Bacillus thuringiensis genomic DNA contains:
- a CDS encoding calcium-translocating P-type ATPase, SERCA-type has protein sequence MNWYGMRAHEVEERTNTNVKVGLTEKEAEGRIKKFGTNELDEAKRPSALMVFLAQFKDFMVLVLFGATIVSAFLGEYIDSIAIVAIVIINGILGFFQERKAEKSLEALKELAAPQVTVMRNGKWVKAPSKALVLGDVIKFSSGDRIGADVRLVEASSLYIEESALTGESVPVQKKVEALQGQDVSIGDQKNMAFMGTMITRGAGTGVVVATGMNTAMGQIANMLQNAEQMETPLQRRLEQLGKILIIVALILTALVVLAGVYQGNEVYHMFLAGVSLAVAAIPEGLPAIVTVALSLGVQRMIKKRAIVRKLPAVETLGCASVICSDKTGTMTQNKMMVTHMWSGGELWKVTGQGYEPKGSFLKGEKEFDPAKTKALYQLLTFGSLCNNANIIQKKKAYVLDGDPTEGALVAAAMKAGITREALKGKFEIIREFPFDSTRKMMSVIVRDREGKKFLVTKGAPDVLLQMSQTILWGDKQQPLSELYRKEVQAAIHSLGSQALRTIAVAFKPLKATDSIEHERDVEKDFMLVGIQGMIDPPRPEVEQAVKECREAGIRTVMITGDHKVTAMAIAEQLGVLPPGGRVVEGVELANMDVEELESVVEDTYVFARVSPEHKLKIVKALQNKGHIVAMTGDGVNDAPAIKTADIGIAMGITGTDVAKEASSLVLLDDNFATIKSAIKEGRNIYENIRKFIRYLLASNVGEILVMLFAMLLALPLPMVPIQILWVNLVTDGLPAMALGLDKAEGDVMKRTPRHPKEGVFARGLAWKIISRGFLIGAVTLVAFIIAYNQHPNELKYAQTVAFATLVLAQLIHVFDCRSEHSIFHRNPFGNVYLVGAVIISLLLMLVVIYYPPLQPIFSTMPIQARDWLLIGGLSSIPTFLLVGSLLTGKKGKKEKPVLYKKGLNLK, from the coding sequence ATGAACTGGTATGGAATGCGCGCACACGAAGTGGAAGAAAGAACGAATACGAATGTGAAGGTTGGACTTACAGAGAAGGAAGCAGAAGGGCGAATAAAAAAATTTGGTACAAATGAATTAGATGAAGCCAAAAGGCCTTCTGCACTGATGGTATTTTTGGCGCAGTTTAAAGATTTTATGGTACTTGTTTTATTTGGTGCAACAATAGTTTCGGCTTTTTTAGGTGAATACATTGATTCTATTGCGATTGTTGCGATTGTTATTATCAATGGTATTCTTGGCTTTTTTCAAGAAAGAAAGGCTGAAAAGTCACTGGAAGCTTTAAAAGAGTTAGCCGCCCCGCAAGTTACTGTAATGCGGAATGGAAAGTGGGTAAAAGCACCGTCTAAAGCACTTGTTTTAGGTGATGTCATTAAATTTTCTAGTGGTGATCGTATTGGGGCGGATGTACGTCTTGTTGAGGCATCAAGTTTATATATCGAAGAATCAGCTTTGACAGGAGAGTCAGTACCGGTGCAGAAGAAGGTAGAAGCTCTGCAGGGGCAAGATGTTTCAATTGGTGATCAAAAAAATATGGCTTTTATGGGTACGATGATTACACGAGGAGCTGGAACAGGGGTCGTTGTAGCAACTGGTATGAATACAGCGATGGGCCAAATTGCAAATATGTTACAAAATGCAGAGCAAATGGAAACACCACTGCAAAGAAGATTAGAGCAACTCGGAAAAATATTAATTATTGTGGCTCTTATTTTGACAGCGCTTGTTGTATTAGCCGGTGTGTATCAAGGGAATGAAGTGTATCATATGTTTTTAGCAGGTGTGTCGCTAGCTGTTGCTGCTATTCCTGAAGGATTACCAGCAATCGTTACAGTAGCTTTATCGCTTGGTGTACAGCGTATGATTAAAAAGAGAGCAATTGTAAGGAAGTTACCAGCGGTAGAAACGTTAGGATGCGCTTCTGTTATATGCTCTGATAAAACAGGAACAATGACGCAAAACAAAATGATGGTAACACATATGTGGTCAGGTGGAGAATTATGGAAAGTGACAGGTCAAGGATATGAACCTAAGGGCTCTTTTTTGAAAGGTGAAAAAGAATTCGATCCAGCTAAAACAAAAGCACTGTATCAACTACTCACATTTGGTTCACTATGTAATAACGCAAATATTATTCAAAAGAAAAAGGCGTATGTATTAGATGGAGATCCAACTGAGGGAGCACTTGTAGCTGCAGCAATGAAAGCGGGGATAACGCGTGAGGCACTGAAAGGGAAATTTGAAATTATTCGTGAATTTCCATTCGATTCAACTCGAAAAATGATGAGTGTTATTGTGCGAGATCGAGAGGGGAAAAAGTTTCTTGTTACGAAGGGGGCACCAGATGTCCTCTTGCAAATGAGTCAAACGATTTTATGGGGGGATAAGCAGCAACCGTTAAGTGAATTGTATAGAAAAGAAGTACAGGCGGCTATTCATAGTTTAGGTAGTCAAGCACTTCGAACAATTGCAGTTGCATTTAAGCCATTAAAAGCAACAGATTCTATTGAACATGAAAGAGACGTTGAAAAAGATTTTATGTTGGTCGGGATACAGGGAATGATTGATCCGCCAAGACCAGAGGTAGAACAGGCTGTAAAAGAGTGCAGAGAAGCTGGTATTCGAACAGTGATGATTACAGGAGATCATAAAGTGACAGCAATGGCAATTGCGGAACAATTAGGGGTTTTACCACCTGGTGGACGTGTTGTTGAAGGAGTAGAACTCGCGAATATGGATGTAGAGGAACTAGAAAGTGTTGTAGAAGATACGTATGTATTTGCTCGAGTATCACCTGAACATAAATTGAAAATTGTTAAGGCGTTGCAAAATAAAGGGCATATAGTAGCGATGACAGGTGATGGAGTAAACGATGCTCCGGCTATAAAAACAGCGGATATTGGGATAGCGATGGGAATTACAGGAACAGATGTTGCGAAAGAAGCTTCTTCTCTTGTTTTGCTAGATGATAATTTTGCTACGATTAAATCAGCAATTAAAGAAGGTAGAAATATATACGAGAATATACGTAAGTTTATTCGTTATTTATTAGCATCGAACGTAGGAGAAATTTTAGTCATGTTATTTGCAATGCTACTTGCATTACCGCTGCCGATGGTTCCCATTCAAATTTTATGGGTGAACTTAGTAACTGACGGTTTACCAGCGATGGCATTAGGATTGGATAAGGCGGAAGGAGACGTGATGAAGAGAACGCCGCGTCATCCGAAAGAAGGGGTATTTGCTAGAGGGCTTGCATGGAAAATTATAAGCCGTGGTTTTCTAATTGGAGCAGTGACGTTAGTGGCGTTTATTATTGCATATAATCAACATCCAAATGAACTGAAATATGCACAAACTGTGGCGTTTGCGACGTTGGTGCTTGCGCAACTTATTCATGTATTTGATTGCCGAAGTGAACATTCAATCTTCCACCGTAATCCGTTTGGGAACGTGTATTTAGTAGGAGCGGTTATCATTTCTTTACTGTTAATGTTAGTGGTTATATATTACCCACCGCTACAACCGATCTTTAGTACAATGCCAATACAAGCGAGAGATTGGTTGTTAATTGGAGGTTTGTCATCAATTCCGACTTTCTTGTTAGTAGGTTCTTTATTAACAGGGAAAAAGGGGAAGAAGGAAAAGCCAGTATTATATAAGAAGGGATTAAACTTGAAATAG
- a CDS encoding Rqc2 family fibronectin-binding protein, which yields MAFDGLFTRAITHEIANSLYTGRISKIYQPSKYEILLHIRANGKNQKLILSAHPTYARLHLTNQNYDSPALPPMFCMLLRKHLEGGFIEKIEQIDLERIIQITVRSRNEIGDESLKTLVIEIMGRHSNIILVDTKTNNILDSLKHVSLAVNRHRTVYAGAEYIAPPAQHKINPLQIETNDEFIRPLDFLSGNMDKQLVGTFTGISPLFAKEVVKKAGMVNEKALADAFFSIQKPLLTHTYSPTMTTSNGKEFFYLFPLAHLQGKDKTFSSVSELLDRFFFGKAERDRVKQQAYDLERFMQNEKNKNEKKLIKLEKTLQDAGKADKYQLFGELLTANMYALKKGDKDIEVVNYYDENGGTVKITLDPLKTPSDNAQRYFQKYQKAKNSVVVVEEQIEKTNEEILYFDSLLQQMEAASSKDIEEIREELAEEGYMRNRKTKNAKKKPTKPVLDKYLASDGTEIFVGKNNKQNDYLTTKFARRDEIWLHTKDIPGSHVVIRSLEPTEETLLEAAKIAAYFSKAKDSSSVPIDFTKIRHVKKPSGAKLGFVTYDNQQTVYVTPDADTVMKLKA from the coding sequence ATGGCATTCGATGGATTATTTACAAGAGCAATTACACATGAAATTGCAAATTCTCTTTACACAGGAAGAATTTCCAAAATATATCAACCTTCAAAATACGAGATTTTATTACATATTCGAGCAAACGGAAAAAATCAAAAACTAATTCTTTCCGCTCATCCGACATATGCACGTTTACACTTAACAAATCAAAATTACGATTCACCTGCACTTCCGCCAATGTTTTGTATGCTTCTTCGTAAGCATTTAGAAGGTGGGTTCATTGAAAAAATTGAACAAATTGATTTAGAGCGTATTATTCAAATTACAGTTCGTAGCAGAAATGAAATTGGTGACGAATCGCTAAAAACATTAGTAATTGAAATAATGGGACGACATAGTAACATCATTTTAGTAGACACAAAAACAAACAATATTTTAGATAGCTTAAAACACGTTTCTTTAGCGGTAAACCGACATCGAACTGTATATGCTGGAGCGGAGTATATTGCACCACCAGCACAACATAAAATTAATCCACTTCAGATTGAAACAAATGATGAATTTATTAGACCGCTAGACTTTCTATCTGGAAACATGGATAAACAGCTTGTCGGCACCTTTACGGGAATTTCGCCGTTATTCGCAAAAGAAGTCGTGAAAAAAGCGGGTATGGTAAATGAAAAAGCATTAGCGGACGCATTTTTCTCCATACAAAAACCATTACTAACTCATACATATTCACCAACAATGACTACTTCAAATGGGAAAGAATTCTTTTATCTTTTCCCTCTTGCACACTTACAAGGAAAAGACAAGACATTCTCATCTGTTAGTGAATTGCTAGACCGTTTCTTTTTCGGAAAAGCAGAGCGCGACCGAGTAAAACAACAAGCTTATGATTTAGAGCGCTTTATGCAAAACGAAAAAAATAAAAATGAGAAAAAACTCATTAAACTAGAAAAAACATTACAAGATGCCGGAAAAGCAGATAAATATCAACTATTTGGAGAACTACTTACAGCCAACATGTACGCTTTGAAAAAAGGGGATAAAGATATTGAAGTCGTTAACTATTACGACGAAAATGGCGGAACTGTAAAAATTACATTAGATCCTTTAAAAACACCATCTGACAATGCGCAACGCTATTTCCAAAAGTACCAAAAAGCGAAAAATTCAGTTGTTGTTGTAGAAGAACAAATCGAAAAAACAAATGAAGAAATTCTTTATTTTGATAGCTTACTTCAACAAATGGAAGCTGCTTCTTCAAAAGATATTGAAGAAATTCGTGAGGAATTAGCTGAAGAAGGTTATATGCGCAATCGTAAAACGAAAAACGCAAAGAAAAAGCCTACCAAACCAGTATTAGATAAATATTTAGCAAGTGATGGTACAGAGATTTTCGTTGGTAAAAACAATAAACAAAATGATTATTTAACAACGAAGTTTGCCCGTCGTGATGAAATTTGGTTACATACGAAAGATATCCCGGGGTCTCATGTTGTCATTCGTTCTCTTGAACCTACCGAAGAAACTCTGTTAGAAGCTGCTAAAATTGCTGCCTATTTTAGTAAAGCAAAAGATTCTAGTTCTGTTCCTATAGATTTCACCAAAATACGCCATGTCAAAAAACCGAGTGGTGCAAAACTTGGTTTTGTTACGTACGACAATCAGCAAACCGTATATGTAACACCTGATGCTGATACTGTAATGAAATTAAAAGCGTAA
- a CDS encoding lysozyme inhibitor LprI family protein, which yields MKKLSKVMSFCLAASMLVITGCETSEHKVQVNETIEQLDEAPEVTEKEAKKIVRKSVDGIANAFSEMEKENGWSRNNPGDLETAKKGVKGLVSEKFVENQLPELLDNFNRSRETDMLPFPNYFQTEIRFSSSQDKENLTVHTLSLEDEIGHAAQDWEFHLVYKEGEWLMDKWSFVFPEDLKLTKEEANRILKMPDDKNVSFVSEENSGDKKYIFKDSNGLITVNAKTSLISYNVDKNRYEKVTKERNIQETEQVQRKDSGAYTGSKEEKQSQKESSSKIDRANVLSELAAIDKQEKHTNAMSTNDIVNEIEGNYELWDNKLNEIYSTLKSTISPDAFQSLKTKQIAWVKEKESKVKAIGTDTNNGTMRRIEASEEKYKMTKARCYELVNGYMN from the coding sequence ATGAAGAAATTAAGTAAAGTAATGTCATTTTGTTTGGCCGCTAGTATGCTTGTTATAACGGGGTGTGAAACAAGTGAACACAAAGTTCAAGTAAATGAAACGATTGAACAGCTTGATGAAGCGCCAGAAGTGACAGAAAAAGAAGCGAAAAAGATTGTAAGAAAGAGTGTAGATGGAATAGCAAATGCGTTTAGTGAGATGGAAAAAGAAAATGGATGGAGCCGAAATAATCCTGGGGATTTAGAGACAGCTAAAAAAGGAGTTAAGGGATTAGTTTCAGAAAAGTTTGTAGAGAATCAGCTTCCTGAATTGCTTGATAACTTTAATAGATCGAGAGAGACTGATATGTTACCCTTCCCAAATTATTTTCAAACTGAAATAAGATTTTCTTCTTCACAAGATAAAGAAAATTTAACGGTACATACATTAAGTTTAGAAGATGAAATAGGTCATGCGGCCCAAGATTGGGAATTTCATTTGGTGTATAAAGAAGGGGAATGGTTAATGGATAAATGGTCATTCGTTTTTCCTGAAGATTTAAAACTTACAAAAGAAGAAGCAAATAGAATTTTAAAAATGCCAGACGATAAGAATGTGTCATTTGTAAGTGAAGAAAATAGTGGCGATAAGAAATACATATTCAAAGATAGTAACGGATTAATTACTGTAAATGCGAAAACATCTCTTATTTCATACAATGTAGATAAAAATAGGTATGAAAAGGTAACGAAAGAAAGAAATATTCAAGAAACAGAACAAGTACAGAGAAAGGATTCGGGTGCGTATACAGGCTCAAAAGAAGAGAAACAATCGCAAAAAGAATCTTCTTCAAAGATAGATAGAGCAAATGTTTTAAGCGAATTAGCTGCTATAGATAAACAAGAAAAACATACAAATGCCATGTCCACAAACGATATAGTAAATGAAATAGAAGGAAATTATGAACTGTGGGATAATAAACTAAATGAAATTTACAGTACATTAAAAAGTACGATATCACCTGATGCGTTCCAGTCGTTAAAAACGAAACAAATTGCGTGGGTTAAAGAAAAAGAAAGTAAAGTTAAAGCAATTGGTACTGATACAAATAACGGAACGATGAGGCGTATAGAAGCTTCAGAAGAGAAATACAAGATGACAAAAGCAAGATGTTATGAATTAGTAAATGGGTATATGAACTAG
- a CDS encoding M24 family metallopeptidase, which produces MTLKINKIQNQLQNYEIDGLLITKKENRQYATGFTGSAGVVLISADNAVFITDFRYVDQAKSQIKDAEIIMHKGNLEKEVAHQISKLNIQKLGIEENNMTLQQYKNLQKYVHAEMVQVCEIIENIRIIKDTPEIETMKIAANIADKAFRHILTFLKPGISENDVRDELEFFMRKKGATSSSFQIIVASGVRSSLPHGVASNKIIERGDIVTLDFGALYDGYCSDITRTVAIGEPPEEFKKIYNVVREALKRGTEAIKPGETAKSIDDITRDYITEHGYGQYFGHSTGHGLGLEIHEPLRLSQESKATLEEGMVVTVEPGIYIPNWGGCRIEDDIVITKDGYEVITKSNRELIVIPC; this is translated from the coding sequence ATGACTTTGAAAATTAATAAAATCCAAAATCAACTACAAAACTATGAAATTGACGGATTACTTATTACAAAAAAAGAAAATCGTCAATATGCAACCGGCTTTACAGGTAGCGCTGGCGTCGTCTTAATCTCTGCGGATAACGCTGTTTTTATAACTGATTTTCGCTATGTAGATCAAGCGAAATCACAAATAAAAGATGCTGAAATTATTATGCATAAAGGAAATTTAGAAAAAGAAGTTGCACATCAAATATCGAAATTAAACATTCAAAAACTCGGAATTGAAGAAAATAACATGACATTACAACAATATAAAAACTTACAAAAATACGTACATGCGGAAATGGTTCAAGTGTGCGAAATCATCGAAAATATTCGTATTATTAAAGACACGCCTGAAATAGAAACAATGAAAATCGCTGCTAATATTGCTGATAAAGCTTTTCGACACATCCTTACGTTTCTAAAACCAGGAATAAGTGAAAATGATGTACGAGATGAGTTAGAATTTTTCATGCGAAAAAAAGGGGCTACATCTTCTTCATTCCAAATCATTGTAGCTTCTGGCGTTCGTTCTTCACTTCCTCATGGAGTTGCATCAAATAAAATAATCGAACGAGGCGACATCGTTACATTAGATTTCGGTGCACTTTACGATGGATATTGTTCCGATATAACTCGTACTGTAGCAATCGGCGAACCACCAGAAGAATTCAAAAAGATATACAATGTTGTACGAGAAGCCCTAAAACGTGGAACTGAAGCAATTAAGCCTGGAGAAACTGCGAAAAGTATCGATGATATAACGAGAGATTACATCACTGAACATGGATACGGTCAATATTTTGGACACTCTACTGGTCATGGTCTTGGGTTAGAAATACATGAACCTCTTCGCCTATCCCAAGAAAGTAAAGCCACTTTAGAAGAAGGTATGGTTGTTACAGTGGAACCAGGCATTTATATACCAAACTGGGGCGGTTGTAGGATTGAAGATGATATTGTCATCACAAAAGACGGCTATGAAGTTATTACAAAATCAAATCGGGAACTAATTGTGATTCCTTGTTAA
- a CDS encoding DinB family protein, producing the protein MNFVIDKIDGLHPEFSKLVSMMNYARYTTMQAVEALTMEELDYLYDEEANSIGMLLYHMAAIEFYYQIHTFEDREPTEAELEQWLPAIELGSLGREKIKENPIEFYINTLQEVRSKTIETFQSLPDEWLFKTTEFWYDKPANNYFKWFHVFEDEINHRGQIRLVKKMQTAHSVK; encoded by the coding sequence TTGAATTTTGTAATTGATAAAATAGATGGTTTACATCCTGAATTTTCCAAACTTGTTTCCATGATGAATTACGCTCGCTATACAACAATGCAGGCAGTGGAAGCTTTAACAATGGAAGAACTTGATTATTTATATGATGAGGAAGCAAATTCAATTGGCATGCTTTTGTACCATATGGCCGCTATTGAATTTTACTACCAGATTCATACTTTTGAAGACCGTGAACCAACGGAGGCTGAATTAGAACAGTGGTTACCTGCTATTGAGTTAGGATCTCTTGGACGCGAGAAAATAAAAGAAAACCCTATAGAATTTTACATAAACACATTACAAGAAGTACGTTCCAAAACGATCGAGACTTTTCAATCGTTACCTGATGAATGGCTATTTAAAACGACAGAATTTTGGTATGACAAACCAGCGAATAACTATTTTAAGTGGTTTCACGTATTTGAAGATGAAATCAATCATCGTGGACAAATTCGTTTAGTTAAAAAGATGCAAACAGCTCATTCAGTAAAATGA
- a CDS encoding YoqO family protein has product MREKIGYYGVLVCLLLSVISGQFLKSEWVPVILCIGVLIFAPMYRWNEWKAYSRKKKIVFSIEFVIIISTIPFLLLKGNEIIDGIIMFQGWLFIAKLLYLICILISIAVVAKKVNAKLFVNE; this is encoded by the coding sequence ATGAGAGAGAAGATAGGGTATTATGGTGTGCTCGTTTGTTTACTATTATCAGTTATTTCAGGGCAATTTCTTAAAAGTGAATGGGTACCAGTTATATTATGTATAGGAGTATTGATTTTTGCACCTATGTATCGCTGGAATGAATGGAAAGCATATAGCCGAAAAAAGAAAATTGTTTTCAGCATCGAGTTTGTCATTATAATTAGCACGATTCCATTTTTGTTATTGAAAGGAAATGAGATAATAGATGGAATTATAATGTTTCAAGGGTGGTTGTTTATTGCGAAATTGCTATACTTAATATGTATTTTAATATCGATAGCGGTAGTTGCTAAAAAAGTAAACGCAAAGTTATTCGTTAATGAATAA
- a CDS encoding YoqO family protein, whose translation MVRRENGCYNTINPKNGIKGGLMHKKIGFWGFIISCSLLIILNLFTNNEWISIIPVFGFVFVLLYNWDDMKQYSKKSIGIMIGVTVVCSFFVGFLLIEGQKQMEKMSIFQEWMSSAKGLYIVIVVVIFLRIVISIVSYILKKK comes from the coding sequence ATGGTAAGAAGAGAAAATGGATGTTACAATACAATTAATCCTAAAAATGGAATTAAAGGAGGGCTTATGCACAAAAAAATTGGATTTTGGGGATTTATCATATCTTGTAGTCTATTAATCATTTTAAATCTGTTTACAAACAATGAATGGATAAGTATCATACCTGTTTTCGGGTTTGTTTTTGTACTGTTATATAACTGGGATGATATGAAACAATATAGCAAGAAAAGTATTGGAATTATGATAGGTGTCACTGTTGTTTGCTCATTTTTCGTAGGGTTCCTTTTAATAGAAGGGCAGAAACAAATGGAGAAAATGTCTATTTTTCAAGAATGGATGTCTTCAGCAAAAGGTCTCTATATTGTAATTGTAGTTGTTATTTTTCTAAGAATTGTTATAAGTATAGTAAGTTACATATTAAAGAAGAAGTAG
- a CDS encoding YbeF family protein — protein sequence MNELIFVLLICPLLIFIISVIGTRKTKTYYVMPIVTFASFLIIGVIAFTPKFFFWVGMYSIFSFIVSYMTLLFVRGYEIAESNR from the coding sequence ATGAATGAATTGATTTTCGTCTTATTAATTTGTCCATTACTTATCTTTATCATTTCTGTTATTGGAACACGCAAGACGAAAACGTATTACGTAATGCCGATTGTAACGTTTGCTAGTTTTTTAATAATAGGTGTTATCGCCTTTACTCCTAAATTTTTCTTTTGGGTTGGCATGTACAGCATCTTCTCGTTTATCGTTTCTTATATGACTCTATTGTTTGTAAGAGGATATGAGATTGCAGAAAGCAATAGGTAG
- the pyrE gene encoding orotate phosphoribosyltransferase, translating into MKKEIASHLLEIGAVFLQPNDPFTWSSGMKSPIYCDNRLTLSYPKVRQAIAAGLEELIKEHFPTVEVIAGTATAGIAHAAWVSDRMDLPMCYVRSKAKGHGKGNQIEGKAEKGQKVVVVEDLISTGGSAITCVEALREAGCEVLGIVSIFTYELEAGKEKLESANVASYSLSDYSALTEVAAEKGMIGQAETKKLQEWRKNPANEAWITA; encoded by the coding sequence ATGAAAAAAGAAATCGCATCGCATTTATTAGAAATTGGAGCAGTATTTTTACAACCGAATGATCCATTCACTTGGTCTTCTGGTATGAAATCACCAATTTATTGTGATAATCGTTTAACTTTATCTTATCCAAAAGTACGTCAAGCAATTGCAGCTGGATTAGAAGAGTTAATTAAAGAGCACTTCCCAACTGTAGAAGTTATTGCAGGAACAGCAACTGCTGGTATTGCGCACGCTGCATGGGTAAGCGACCGTATGGATTTACCAATGTGCTACGTACGTAGTAAAGCAAAAGGTCACGGTAAAGGGAACCAAATCGAAGGAAAAGCTGAAAAAGGTCAAAAAGTAGTAGTAGTAGAAGACTTAATTTCAACTGGCGGTAGTGCAATTACTTGTGTAGAAGCACTTCGCGAAGCTGGCTGTGAAGTATTAGGAATCGTATCAATCTTCACATACGAGCTAGAAGCAGGAAAAGAAAAACTAGAATCAGCGAACGTAGCATCATACTCTTTAAGCGACTACAGTGCATTAACTGAAGTTGCAGCAGAAAAAGGTATGATCGGACAAGCTGAAACGAAAAAATTACAAGAGTGGCGTAAAAATCCAGCAAACGAAGCTTGGATCACAGCGTAA
- the pyrF gene encoding orotidine-5'-phosphate decarboxylase, with the protein MSQSLIVALDFPGKQEVEQFLYHFEGEELFVKVGMELFYKEGPAIITYLKEKGHKIFLDLKLHDIPNTVKSAMRSLASLDVDMVNVHAAGGSSMMKAAIEGLEEGKQEGKERPICIAVTQLTSTSEAMMKKEIGIEKTLEEAVAHYAKLTKESGLDGVVCSTLEVPKLREVCGNEFVTVTPGIRLASDDVNDQVRVATPKRARELGSSYIVVGRSITKAENPLEAYKTVKQQWEGVTV; encoded by the coding sequence ATGTCACAGTCGTTAATCGTTGCACTAGATTTTCCAGGGAAACAAGAAGTAGAGCAATTTTTATACCACTTTGAAGGGGAAGAGTTATTTGTCAAAGTAGGTATGGAGTTATTCTACAAAGAAGGCCCTGCGATTATTACGTACTTAAAAGAAAAGGGACATAAGATCTTCCTAGATTTAAAACTTCATGATATTCCGAATACAGTAAAAAGTGCTATGCGTAGCCTAGCTAGTCTAGATGTTGATATGGTAAATGTTCATGCTGCTGGGGGAAGTAGCATGATGAAAGCTGCGATTGAGGGATTAGAGGAAGGTAAGCAAGAAGGAAAAGAGAGACCGATTTGTATTGCAGTTACACAACTAACAAGCACTTCGGAAGCTATGATGAAAAAAGAGATCGGCATTGAGAAAACGTTAGAAGAAGCGGTTGCTCATTATGCAAAATTAACGAAAGAAAGTGGACTTGATGGAGTTGTTTGTTCAACACTTGAAGTTCCAAAATTACGTGAAGTATGCGGAAATGAATTTGTAACAGTAACACCGGGGATTCGTCTTGCAAGCGATGATGTAAATGACCAGGTGCGAGTAGCAACACCGAAACGTGCGAGGGAACTTGGCTCAAGCTACATCGTAGTTGGACGTAGTATTACAAAAGCAGAAAATCCGCTTGAAGCGTATAAAACAGTAAAACAACAGTGGGAAGGTGTAACAGTATGA
- the pyrD gene encoding dihydroorotate oxidase B catalytic subunit, with protein MNRLQVELPGLSLKNPIIPASGCFGFGREYAQFYDLSVLGSIMIKATTEQPRYGNPTPRVAETPGGMLNAIGLQNPGLEKVMNSELPFLEQFDLPIIANVAGSQAEDYVAVAKEISKAPNVHALELNISCPNVKTGGIAFGTNPEIAADLTKRVKEVSEVPVYVKLSPNVANIVEIAKAIENAGADGLTMINTLLGMRLDLKTAKPILANRTGGLSGPAIKPVAIRMVHEVSQAVNIPIIGMGGIETAEDVIEFFYAGASAVAVGTANFIDPFVCPTIIEELPALLDELGFDHISECQGRSWKQTCHSR; from the coding sequence ATGAACAGATTGCAAGTTGAATTACCAGGATTATCATTAAAAAATCCAATTATACCGGCATCTGGATGCTTCGGATTTGGTCGTGAATATGCACAGTTTTACGATTTAAGTGTACTAGGATCAATCATGATTAAAGCGACGACAGAACAACCACGTTATGGAAATCCGACGCCTCGTGTTGCTGAAACACCAGGCGGCATGTTAAATGCCATCGGACTTCAAAACCCAGGGCTAGAAAAAGTAATGAATTCCGAATTACCTTTTCTCGAGCAATTTGACCTTCCGATTATTGCGAACGTTGCAGGCTCACAAGCTGAGGATTACGTAGCGGTTGCAAAGGAAATTTCTAAAGCGCCTAATGTTCATGCACTAGAGTTAAACATTTCTTGTCCAAACGTAAAAACAGGTGGTATCGCCTTTGGTACAAATCCTGAAATTGCTGCTGATTTAACGAAGCGAGTAAAAGAGGTTTCTGAAGTACCTGTATATGTGAAATTGTCACCGAACGTGGCAAATATAGTGGAAATTGCGAAAGCGATTGAAAATGCGGGTGCAGACGGTTTAACGATGATTAATACATTGCTTGGTATGCGTCTAGATTTAAAAACAGCTAAACCAATTTTAGCAAACCGTACAGGCGGACTATCAGGACCTGCGATTAAGCCAGTAGCAATTCGTATGGTACATGAAGTAAGTCAAGCGGTTAACATTCCAATTATCGGAATGGGTGGTATTGAAACAGCTGAAGATGTAATTGAATTCTTCTACGCTGGCGCAAGCGCAGTTGCAGTAGGTACAGCGAACTTTATCGATCCGTTCGTATGTCCGACAATTATTGAAGAGTTACCAGCACTATTAGATGAACTAGGATTTGATCACATTTCGGAATGTCAAGGAAGGAGCTGGAAGCAAACATGTCACAGTCGTTAA